The sequence below is a genomic window from Acidobacteriota bacterium.
CGGGGCCCAGACCCCCGCGTTCGTCCAGCCGGCCGCGAACGTGAGGACGATGCGCGGGAAGACGAACGCGAGACCGACCGCCATCGCGCCGCCGACCGTCAGAAGGTAGAGCGTCGCGGCGCGCCCGGGAGACGCCCTCACGAGCGCGATCGCGCGCCCGGTCGCCGCCAGGGCATCGAGGCCCTCGACGGCGATCACGCGGCCGGCGACGAGGTAGACGACGCGCAGCGCCGCCGAGGCGACGATCACGACGAGGACGAGGACCGCGAAGAGGGCGGCAAACACGACGACGAGACCGGATCGGCCGGCGGCGACCGCCACGAACGCGCCGACGAGAGGCAGGACGATCAGCAGGACGACGAACGACGCCACGAGCGCGTACAGGTTCACGAGCGCGAAGAACGGTCCGAACAGGCGCGATGCGGAAGCGAAAAACGCCGCCCCGGGCGCCGGGTGGCGGAACGCGTCGAGGGAAGCGGCCTCGGCGGCGCGAGCGTCGATCTCCGCCAGCGAACCCGTGACGCCCGCGCGAATCCACGCGGCGAAGGCCGTCAGGAGAAGGACTCCGACGAGAATGACCAGAAGGGCGAGCAAGACGGCGCCCGGTGAAGCGAAAAGCAGGCCCCGCAGACCTTCTAAGAAATCCGAAAGAGCCCCCGGCCCGCGTTCGGCCATCCGCGCAGCCGACGTGAACGCCCGGCCGAACGTAAACGCCGCAGCGAGGACGGCCGCCGCGACCGAGGCGGCGACGGTCCCGCCGAAGGCGAGCGGCGCGAGGAGCAGGCCGGGATTCGCGACGACCTGCGAGACCCCGCGTCCGAACGCCGCGGGCGCGGACCGCGTGGGGGCCGGCATCGCCCGTCAGATCCGGACGGCGCGCATCGCGCGATAGTCCGAGCCGTCGAGGGTGACGAGATCGCACATCTCGTAGAGGCGGCTCCGGACCATCGTCCCGACACGCCTCTCCAGCGGCTCCTCGGCGTTCGGCCCGGCGGCGTCGCCGTAGTTCGTCGTGACGATCGTGATCCGCTGGCGGTTGTAGCGCGTGTTGATGAGGCCGTAGAGGACGTCGCGCACCCAGTCGGTGGGGCGCTGCGCGCCGAGCTCGTCGAGGACGAGAAGCTCGGCGTCCCGGTAGGGCGCGACGACGCCGTCGGCGCTGTCCGGGTTCGTGGGCGAGAACGTCGCCTTGATGCGGTCGAGGAGGTCCGAAAAGTCGCAGAAGACGCCGCGGACGCCGTTCTCCGTGACGAGGGTCCGGAGGATCGCGGTCGCGAGGTGCGTCTTCCCGACGCCGACGGGACCCACGAAGAGAAGGCCGCGGTCGCACGCTTTCCATTCGTCGACGAATCTCTTCGCCCGCGCCCGCGCCTTCGTGTGGCTCGGGTGGTGGCCGGGCAGATTCAGCTTGTAGTTTTCGAGCGTGCAGTCCCGGTACCGCTCGGGAATCTGCGCGGCCCTGAGCCGCGCCTCGGCAAGGTCGCCGAGGCGACACCGGCAGACGACGACCCTGCCCTCGGGCGTCTCGACGACGCCGAAGCCCTTGCAGAGGGCGCAGGGTTCGGGAGCGGCGACTGTGGACATCAGTTCAGGAACGCCTTGAGCGCGCGGCTCTTCATGGACCGCTTGATGCGCGCGATGGCCTGCGCCTCGATCTGACGCACGCGCTCGCGCGAAAGGTGGAGCTCCTCGCCGATCTCCTGAAGCGTCATGGGCTCGCGCTCGCCCTCCGTGCCGTCCTCGGGGATCCCGAAGCGGCGGCAGAGGATCGCACGTTCCTTCTTCGGGAGCGCATCGAGGAGCGTACGCGTCTGGTCGATCGAGGACCGCCGGAGGAGCTGCTCGTCCGCGGCGGCGACGCTCGTCTGCTCGAGCGTGTCCCCGAGCGTGCGGTCCTCCTCGAGGCCGAAGACGCCGGAAAGCGACTCCGAGCTGCGGGTCATCCCCATGAGGTTCTCGGCGTCGATCACCTTCAGGCCCGCCTCCGCCGCGATCTCCTCCATCGTGGGCTCGCGGCCGAGCGCGCGCGTGAGCGCCTCCTTGATCCGCCCGAGCCGGGAATGGAGCGTCGCCTGCTTGTGGGGAAGGCGGATCGCGCCCCACTGCTCGGAGAGGGCGTTCGAGATCGCCTGGCGCACCCACCACACGGCGTAGGTGATGAACTTGACGCCGCGCTCGGGGTCGAAGCGCTTCGCGGCCTGGATGAGCCCGATGTTGCCCTCGTTGATCAGGTCGAGAAACGAAACCTCGGGCGAGTGGAATCGCTTCGCGTACGAGACCACGAACCGCAGGTTGCCGCGCACGAGCTCGTCCACGGCTTCCTTGCGCGCCTCTTCGGGCGTCGAGAGGTCCTGGATGACGCGTCCAAGCTCCCGCTCGCGCTCCGCCGCGAGGATCGGATAGCGGGAAATGTCGTCCAGATACTTCCGGAGGACCTTGGAGTCGTCGTCGGGGCGCAGCCTTGAAGTCACCGGCCGGTGATTATCACCCCCCGGACGGGGCTGCGGTATCCCTCAGTCGTACTTGAGGACGATGGCCCCCCGGGGCCGCACGGCGAGGGCCTTGGCGTCCTTCGGGCCGGCCCCGGCGCGCGCCGCGTGGTCCTTCGCGACCGCCCGGATGGCCTCCATGAGACGGCCGACCTCGCCCTCCATCCGGGCGAGGCGCGACTTGAGATCGAGGATCAC
It includes:
- a CDS encoding ATP-binding protein; translation: MSTVAAPEPCALCKGFGVVETPEGRVVVCRCRLGDLAEARLRAAQIPERYRDCTLENYKLNLPGHHPSHTKARARAKRFVDEWKACDRGLLFVGPVGVGKTHLATAILRTLVTENGVRGVFCDFSDLLDRIKATFSPTNPDSADGVVAPYRDAELLVLDELGAQRPTDWVRDVLYGLINTRYNRQRITIVTTNYGDAAGPNAEEPLERRVGTMVRSRLYEMCDLVTLDGSDYRAMRAVRI
- a CDS encoding RNA polymerase sigma factor RpoD/SigA, whose product is MTSRLRPDDDSKVLRKYLDDISRYPILAAERERELGRVIQDLSTPEEARKEAVDELVRGNLRFVVSYAKRFHSPEVSFLDLINEGNIGLIQAAKRFDPERGVKFITYAVWWVRQAISNALSEQWGAIRLPHKQATLHSRLGRIKEALTRALGREPTMEEIAAEAGLKVIDAENLMGMTRSSESLSGVFGLEEDRTLGDTLEQTSVAAADEQLLRRSSIDQTRTLLDALPKKERAILCRRFGIPEDGTEGEREPMTLQEIGEELHLSRERVRQIEAQAIARIKRSMKSRALKAFLN